In the genome of Loxodonta africana isolate mLoxAfr1 chromosome 16, mLoxAfr1.hap2, whole genome shotgun sequence, one region contains:
- the R3HCC1L gene encoding coiled-coil domain-containing protein R3HCC1L isoform X3 — MQQETERSRVRARRPDMALYIPKARRSAAHSKASGEEKSCGPPNSVVKGEQKGHFFSQKEVFRDKPEAQRLDINPDRKEHNHKERKKPLIKLKKDTCLQERNKKAYIKRGTTESKEILSQRPQQRVPNPEIISSLPLQRHFKPKKVECLEVETTDVTGYENLPLSQPCSEISEAQVLTKPFQNVEPCDFSRHGLNGEAFEDRDLESRIETDSRVVEIVSQFSGSFSCALKPEDMIVSPQLNPDSEIVQEDVRTSGEMLKPSNGGISAISVLASPDGIIDQTCVDFEVQTVGDTDNSTGFILSQKSIDSAPEALGHITHKMPIVSKLESTNGVFDSTMIREYEKNDCTADELCIKYEPSDTATLTHETYTDNGSNSVGDITNRVRVMDITDVISEHVTVGRPCVVAVRIVDEACSNTSGFSEYIGMSADTAPLHVAHSGNNTENFSDLTACSDVYAGSISSSFTESTGKLIENLSDCMSSLPIKKIAGSNYNACLDSELSILNGTRVVSDSALGNDLDCAGNITETLHELRTAEKVKAKEEDDSENIKLGISFPDTELVSMETAMEPKATETSHMEGSTDTEESWESMFNDDGDCLDPRLLQELSGNMKSRESIQEPRFDYYNHEVPDIDLSDCEFPHVIEIYDFPQEFRTEDLLRVFCSYQIPPASKAAS; from the exons ATGCAGCAAGAAACAGAGAGATCCAGAGTTCGAGCCAGAAGGCCTGACATGGCGCTTTATATACCCAAAGCTCGAAGGAGCGCGGCGCACTCCAAAGCAAGTGGTGAGGAAAAAAGCTGCGGCCCACCTAACTCTGTGGTCAAAGGAGAACAAAAAGGACATTTTTTCTCCCAAAAGGAGGTCTTTAGAGAcaaacctgaggctcagagactaGATATTAATCCTGATAGAAAGGAACACAATcataaggaaagaaagaagcccttgataaaattaaaaaaagatacatgccttcaagaaagaaataaaaaggcttATATTAAGAGGGGAACCACAGAGTCCAAAGAAATATTATCCCAAAGACCTCAACAAAGAGTCCCAAATCCTGAGATTATATCTAGTCTACCTTTACAAAGACATTTTAAACCAAAGAAGGTAGAGTGTTTGGAGGTTGAAACTACAGATGTGACAGGATATGAGAATTTGCCTCTATCACAGCCTTGTTCAGAAATCAGTGAGGCTCAAGTTCTTACCAAACCATTCCAAAATGTGGAACCCTGTGATTTTAGTAGGCATGGACTAAATGGGGAAGCGTTTGAAGACAGAGATTTAGAAAGCAGAATTGAAACTGATTCTAGGGTTGTGGAGATAGTATCCCAATTTTCtggaagtttcagctgtgcattGAAACCTGAAGACATGATTGTATCACCACAACTAAACCCTGATTCTGAAATTGTACAAGAAGATGTGCGAACATCAGGTGAGATGTTAAAGCCCAGCAATGGAGGTATCAGTGCTATTTCTGTTCTTGCAAGTCCAGATGGTATCATTGATCAAACTTGTGTAGACTTTGAAGTTCAGACTGTGGGTGATACAGACAACAGTAcaggttttatcttgagtcagaAAAGTATAGATTCCGCTCCTGAGGCTCTGGGTCACATCACTCATAAAATGCCTATTGTCAGCAAACTAGAGAGCACAAATGGCGTTTTTGATTCCACGATGATTAGAGAGTATGAGAAGAATGACTGCACTGCTGATGAATTATGTATAAAGTATGAACCTTCTGATACAGCCACGCTTACTCATGAAACATACACAGATAATGGATCTAATAGTGTAGGTGACATTACCAATAGGGTACGTGTGATGGACATTACAGATGTCATATCTGAGCATGTAACTGTGGGCCGTCCTTGTGTAGTTGCAGTTAGAATAGTTGATGAGGCCTGTAGCAACACAAGTGGTTTCTCAGAATATATAGGGATGAGTGCAGATACAGCCCCTCTTCATGTAGCTCACAGTGGAAATAACACTGAAAACTTCAGCGACCTGACTGCTTGCTCAGATGTTTATGCTGGGAGTATTTCCTCTAGTTTCACAGAGTCAACGGGAAAGTTGATAGAGAACTTGTCAGATTGTATGTCCTCCTTACCTATAAAGAAGATTGCTGGTAGTAATTATAACGCTTGTTTAGACTCCGAACTCAGTATCTTAAATGGGACAAGAGTAGTTTCAGACAGTGCCTTGGGCAATGATCTGGACTGTGCTGGTAATATCACAGAAACATTGCATGAACTAAGAACTGCTGAAAAGGTTAAAGCAAAAGAGGAAGATGACTCAGAGAATATAAAACTTGGTATATCCTTTCCTGATACGGAATTAGTATCTATGGAAACAGCCATGGAACCAAAAGCAACTGAAACTTCTCACATGGAAGGAAGTACTGATACTGAAGAGAGCTGGGAGTCCATGTTTAATGATGATGGTGACTGCTTGGATCCACGTCTTCTACAAGAG TTATCAGGGAATATGAAGAGCAGAGAAAGCATCCAGGAACCTAGATTTGATTATTACAACCATGAAGTTCCTGACATTGACCTCAGTGATTGTGAATTCCCGCATGTCATTGAAATTTATGACTTCCCCCAAGAATTTCGTACTGAAGACCTTCTACGGGTTTTCTGCAGTTATCA
- the R3HCC1L gene encoding coiled-coil domain-containing protein R3HCC1L isoform X2, translating into MQQETERSRVRARRPDMALYIPKARRSAAHSKASGEEKSCGPPNSVVKGEQKGHFFSQKEVFRDKPEAQRLDINPDRKEHNHKERKKPLIKLKKDTCLQERNKKAYIKRGTTESKEILSQRPQQRVPNPEIISSLPLQRHFKPKKVECLEVETTDVTGYENLPLSQPCSEISEAQVLTKPFQNVEPCDFSRHGLNGEAFEDRDLESRIETDSRVVEIVSQFSGSFSCALKPEDMIVSPQLNPDSEIVQEDVRTSGEMLKPSNGGISAISVLASPDGIIDQTCVDFEVQTVGDTDNSTGFILSQKSIDSAPEALGHITHKMPIVSKLESTNGVFDSTMIREYEKNDCTADELCIKYEPSDTATLTHETYTDNGSNSVGDITNRVRVMDITDVISEHVTVGRPCVVAVRIVDEACSNTSGFSEYIGMSADTAPLHVAHSGNNTENFSDLTACSDVYAGSISSSFTESTGKLIENLSDCMSSLPIKKIAGSNYNACLDSELSILNGTRVVSDSALGNDLDCAGNITETLHELRTAEKVKAKEEDDSENIKLGISFPDTELVSMETAMEPKATETSHMEGSTDTEESWESMFNDDGDCLDPRLLQELSGNMKSRESIQEPRFDYYNHEVPDIDLSDCEFPHVIEIYDFPQEFRTEDLLRVFCSYQKKGFDIKWVDDTHALGVFSSPITEFLQPAKQRPETSAALARRLVVSALGVRSKQSKTEREAELKKLQEARERKRLEAKQREDIWEGRDLSAV; encoded by the exons ATGCAGCAAGAAACAGAGAGATCCAGAGTTCGAGCCAGAAGGCCTGACATGGCGCTTTATATACCCAAAGCTCGAAGGAGCGCGGCGCACTCCAAAGCAAGTGGTGAGGAAAAAAGCTGCGGCCCACCTAACTCTGTGGTCAAAGGAGAACAAAAAGGACATTTTTTCTCCCAAAAGGAGGTCTTTAGAGAcaaacctgaggctcagagactaGATATTAATCCTGATAGAAAGGAACACAATcataaggaaagaaagaagcccttgataaaattaaaaaaagatacatgccttcaagaaagaaataaaaaggcttATATTAAGAGGGGAACCACAGAGTCCAAAGAAATATTATCCCAAAGACCTCAACAAAGAGTCCCAAATCCTGAGATTATATCTAGTCTACCTTTACAAAGACATTTTAAACCAAAGAAGGTAGAGTGTTTGGAGGTTGAAACTACAGATGTGACAGGATATGAGAATTTGCCTCTATCACAGCCTTGTTCAGAAATCAGTGAGGCTCAAGTTCTTACCAAACCATTCCAAAATGTGGAACCCTGTGATTTTAGTAGGCATGGACTAAATGGGGAAGCGTTTGAAGACAGAGATTTAGAAAGCAGAATTGAAACTGATTCTAGGGTTGTGGAGATAGTATCCCAATTTTCtggaagtttcagctgtgcattGAAACCTGAAGACATGATTGTATCACCACAACTAAACCCTGATTCTGAAATTGTACAAGAAGATGTGCGAACATCAGGTGAGATGTTAAAGCCCAGCAATGGAGGTATCAGTGCTATTTCTGTTCTTGCAAGTCCAGATGGTATCATTGATCAAACTTGTGTAGACTTTGAAGTTCAGACTGTGGGTGATACAGACAACAGTAcaggttttatcttgagtcagaAAAGTATAGATTCCGCTCCTGAGGCTCTGGGTCACATCACTCATAAAATGCCTATTGTCAGCAAACTAGAGAGCACAAATGGCGTTTTTGATTCCACGATGATTAGAGAGTATGAGAAGAATGACTGCACTGCTGATGAATTATGTATAAAGTATGAACCTTCTGATACAGCCACGCTTACTCATGAAACATACACAGATAATGGATCTAATAGTGTAGGTGACATTACCAATAGGGTACGTGTGATGGACATTACAGATGTCATATCTGAGCATGTAACTGTGGGCCGTCCTTGTGTAGTTGCAGTTAGAATAGTTGATGAGGCCTGTAGCAACACAAGTGGTTTCTCAGAATATATAGGGATGAGTGCAGATACAGCCCCTCTTCATGTAGCTCACAGTGGAAATAACACTGAAAACTTCAGCGACCTGACTGCTTGCTCAGATGTTTATGCTGGGAGTATTTCCTCTAGTTTCACAGAGTCAACGGGAAAGTTGATAGAGAACTTGTCAGATTGTATGTCCTCCTTACCTATAAAGAAGATTGCTGGTAGTAATTATAACGCTTGTTTAGACTCCGAACTCAGTATCTTAAATGGGACAAGAGTAGTTTCAGACAGTGCCTTGGGCAATGATCTGGACTGTGCTGGTAATATCACAGAAACATTGCATGAACTAAGAACTGCTGAAAAGGTTAAAGCAAAAGAGGAAGATGACTCAGAGAATATAAAACTTGGTATATCCTTTCCTGATACGGAATTAGTATCTATGGAAACAGCCATGGAACCAAAAGCAACTGAAACTTCTCACATGGAAGGAAGTACTGATACTGAAGAGAGCTGGGAGTCCATGTTTAATGATGATGGTGACTGCTTGGATCCACGTCTTCTACAAGAG TTATCAGGGAATATGAAGAGCAGAGAAAGCATCCAGGAACCTAGATTTGATTATTACAACCATGAAGTTCCTGACATTGACCTCAGTGATTGTGAATTCCCGCATGTCATTGAAATTTATGACTTCCCCCAAGAATTTCGTACTGAAGACCTTCTACGGGTTTTCTGCAGTTATCA aaagaAAGGATTTGATATTAAATGGGTGGATGATACACATGCCCTAGGAGTATTCTCCAGTCCAATTACAG